Proteins co-encoded in one Thermodesulfobacteriota bacterium genomic window:
- a CDS encoding glycerophosphodiester phosphodiesterase: MQVFAHRGSSLDHPENTLEAFEAALAEGATGIETDLRLTRDGVLVLVHDPDLRRTGDDPRRVTGLTALELARVRLSGGGRVPLLADLWDLAAKRVRLNLELKGRGTGQALARFLAARAWDPAQVLVTSSRSAELAAVRAQCPGVPAGPVWSRLGERQRRSLSRSGFAAVSLAAEAFSEGALASCRSHGAELLLWVVNAPEGVLDLARSGVDGVFTDCPGRIRNALGPLASPRGRLVP, from the coding sequence GTGCAGGTCTTCGCCCACCGCGGCTCATCCCTGGATCACCCGGAGAACACCCTGGAAGCCTTCGAGGCCGCCCTGGCCGAGGGGGCAACCGGCATCGAGACCGATCTGCGGCTGACCCGGGACGGGGTCCTCGTCCTCGTCCACGACCCGGACCTTCGCAGGACGGGGGATGACCCACGGCGAGTCACGGGCCTGACGGCTCTCGAGCTCGCTCGGGTGCGCCTGTCGGGGGGAGGAAGGGTCCCCTTGCTTGCCGACCTGTGGGACCTGGCAGCGAAACGGGTGCGCCTCAACCTGGAGCTCAAGGGCCGGGGAACGGGTCAAGCGCTCGCCCGGTTCCTGGCGGCGCGGGCGTGGGATCCGGCACAGGTGCTCGTCACCTCGTCCCGCAGCGCCGAGCTGGCAGCCGTCCGGGCACAGTGCCCCGGGGTGCCGGCAGGCCCCGTGTGGAGCCGCCTGGGGGAGCGCCAGCGACGGAGCCTCAGCCGGAGCGGCTTCGCGGCCGTGAGCCTGGCCGCCGAGGCGTTCTCCGAAGGGGCTCTCGCGTCGTGCCGAAGCCACGGCGCCGAGCTCCTGCTCTGGGTGGTCAACGCGCCCGAGGGGGTGCTAGACTTGGCCCGCTCCGGGGTGGACGGGGTCTTCACTGACTGCCCCGGCCGCATCCGCAACGCCCTGGGGCCACTCGCCTCCCCCCGAGGTCGCCTTGTCCCTTGA
- the thiF gene encoding sulfur carrier protein ThiS adenylyltransferase ThiF: protein MRVRVNEQDLDLPEGATLGDALRAAKPDADVWICNGFPATRETRLCPGDEVVLIRRGELPGPEELEGLLAARHTPGVHRRVKAARVGIAGLGGLGSQVAIALARTGCGTLVLADFDVVEPSNLNRQQYFVEQLGQPKTRALADTLRRINPYVRAEAHTLRLTPENVPRVFSGCRVLVEAFDRADQKAMLVETALAKLPQTWVVAASGLAGYGPADEIRTHRMGPRLFVVGDLESEARPGTGLMAPRVGVAAHSQANLALRLVLGEEG from the coding sequence ATGCGCGTGCGGGTAAACGAGCAGGACCTGGACCTCCCCGAGGGGGCCACCCTGGGCGACGCCCTCCGGGCCGCGAAACCGGATGCCGACGTCTGGATCTGCAACGGGTTTCCGGCAACCCGGGAGACCCGGCTGTGCCCCGGCGACGAGGTGGTCCTCATCCGGAGGGGAGAGCTTCCGGGGCCCGAGGAGCTCGAGGGGCTGCTCGCCGCGCGCCACACGCCCGGGGTGCACCGCCGGGTCAAGGCCGCCCGGGTCGGAATCGCCGGGCTGGGGGGCTTGGGCAGCCAGGTCGCCATCGCGCTCGCCCGCACCGGCTGCGGCACCCTGGTGCTCGCCGACTTCGACGTGGTGGAGCCCAGCAACCTCAACCGCCAGCAGTACTTCGTGGAGCAGCTCGGCCAGCCCAAGACCCGGGCCCTGGCGGACACCCTGCGCCGCATCAACCCCTACGTGCGGGCAGAGGCCCACACCCTGCGCCTCACCCCCGAGAACGTCCCCCGGGTCTTCAGTGGGTGCCGGGTGCTCGTGGAGGCCTTCGACCGGGCCGACCAAAAGGCCATGCTGGTGGAGACCGCCCTGGCGAAACTCCCCCAGACCTGGGTGGTGGCGGCCTCCGGCCTGGCCGGGTACGGGCCCGCCGACGAGATCCGCACCCACCGGATGGGGCCGCGGCTCTTCGTGGTGGGAGACCTGGAGTCCGAGGCCCGGCCGGGCACGGGCCTCATGGCCCCCCGGGTGGGGGTGGCCGCCCACTCCCAGGCCAATCTGGCGCTCCGGCTCGTCCTGGGCGAGGAAGGCTAG
- a CDS encoding Vms1/Ankzf1 family peptidyl-tRNA hydrolase, giving the protein MVLHEELRHLARLPRTGAPFLTLYLNTRWDSEKQRERVRIFVKTKLKECLAAAGDLGGDARRSLEEDAEKVEHYVRGLVNRAWDEAFDGVAVFACSGLGEYRVVRSHLPFPESFTCSDRPVLRPVAQSVREGEPALLAMVNGDAGRLLAFEMGSVTREFAFADEEFPGRHEQGGWSQARYQRHVDEHLNRNLRRLSDQLVRWAGERQGARIVLSGPDPLLAAFEPLLPKRLEGAVCARLRLDPNSAPDVICDEVRAALRAGRDREDAEAVDNLLNKVRGAGRGAVGPEAVAEAVAAGRVHVLYLAQSFREAGWKCFGCGALGVKAPPECPQCGKPVEGAELGEELVRGTLAADGRVVAVNGHGGLQSEGGVGAALRYA; this is encoded by the coding sequence ATGGTTCTGCACGAGGAGCTTCGCCACCTGGCCCGACTTCCCCGCACCGGCGCCCCCTTCCTCACCCTCTACCTCAACACGCGTTGGGACAGCGAGAAGCAGAGGGAGCGCGTGCGCATCTTCGTGAAGACGAAGCTCAAGGAGTGCCTGGCCGCAGCAGGCGATCTGGGGGGGGATGCGCGGCGAAGCCTCGAGGAAGACGCGGAAAAGGTGGAGCACTACGTGCGGGGTCTCGTAAACCGCGCGTGGGACGAGGCCTTCGACGGGGTCGCCGTCTTCGCGTGCTCGGGACTCGGGGAGTACCGGGTGGTGCGAAGCCATCTCCCCTTTCCGGAGTCCTTCACCTGCTCGGACCGCCCCGTGCTGCGGCCCGTGGCCCAGTCGGTGCGGGAGGGGGAGCCCGCCCTCCTGGCCATGGTCAACGGCGATGCCGGACGCCTCCTGGCGTTCGAGATGGGGTCCGTGACCCGGGAGTTCGCGTTCGCCGACGAGGAGTTTCCGGGCCGCCACGAGCAGGGCGGGTGGAGCCAGGCCCGCTACCAGCGGCACGTGGACGAGCACCTCAACCGAAACCTCCGGCGCCTGTCGGATCAGTTGGTGCGCTGGGCCGGCGAGCGGCAAGGCGCCCGTATCGTGCTCTCGGGGCCCGATCCCCTCCTTGCGGCCTTCGAGCCTCTCTTGCCCAAGCGCCTGGAAGGGGCGGTGTGCGCACGGCTGCGCCTGGATCCGAACTCCGCGCCCGACGTCATTTGCGACGAGGTCCGGGCGGCCCTGCGGGCGGGGCGGGATCGAGAGGATGCCGAGGCGGTCGACAACCTGCTCAACAAGGTCCGGGGCGCAGGCCGGGGCGCGGTGGGGCCGGAAGCGGTGGCCGAGGCCGTGGCGGCGGGCCGGGTGCACGTGCTCTACCTGGCCCAGTCCTTCCGGGAAGCGGGATGGAAGTGCTTTGGCTGCGGCGCCCTGGGCGTCAAGGCCCCCCCGGAGTGCCCCCAGTGCGGGAAGCCCGTGGAAGGCGCGGAGTTGGGGGAGGAGTTGGTGCGGGGGACGCTGGCCGCGGACGGGAGGGTCGTGGCGGTGAATGGCCACGGGGGGCTCCAGAGCGAAGGGGGCGTCGGAGCGGCGCTCCGGTATGCGTGA
- a CDS encoding PHP domain-containing protein codes for MVDLHVHTTCSDGGLAPAEAVAYAHARGLGALAITDHDSVDGNDEAMRAGRELGLPVVPGVEISSQWEGVTFHLLGYGLSRLTERVRATFTFLVESRRRRNPRMIEKLRALGVDITLEEVLAQAGGSLVGRPHFARVLLRKGAVSTTQQAFDRYLGRGAAAYVHKERLTPAQSAELIREAGGVMVLAHPGILEEERPNALSDVLAHLLGLGLAGIEAYYSRHTPDQVSRYTALARRHGLLVTGGSDFHRPGEGGPEMGTGYGSLRVPDECYRALAQRLAAR; via the coding sequence ATGGTCGATCTCCACGTCCACACCACCTGCTCCGACGGGGGGCTCGCACCGGCCGAGGCGGTGGCCTACGCCCACGCCCGGGGGCTGGGCGCCCTGGCCATCACGGATCACGACAGCGTGGATGGAAACGACGAGGCCATGCGGGCCGGGCGGGAGCTCGGGCTCCCGGTCGTGCCGGGAGTCGAGATCTCCAGCCAGTGGGAAGGCGTGACCTTCCACCTCCTGGGCTACGGGCTGAGCCGCCTCACCGAGCGCGTGCGCGCTACCTTCACGTTCCTCGTGGAGAGCCGGCGGCGGCGAAATCCCCGCATGATCGAGAAACTTCGAGCCCTGGGCGTGGACATCACCCTGGAGGAGGTGCTCGCCCAGGCCGGGGGCTCTCTGGTGGGTCGACCCCACTTCGCCCGGGTGCTCCTGCGCAAGGGCGCCGTGAGCACCACCCAGCAGGCCTTCGACCGGTATCTGGGCCGGGGGGCGGCCGCCTACGTCCACAAGGAGCGCCTGACCCCGGCCCAGTCGGCGGAGCTCATCCGGGAAGCGGGCGGGGTAATGGTGCTCGCCCATCCGGGCATCCTGGAGGAGGAGCGCCCCAACGCGCTCTCCGACGTGTTGGCCCACCTGCTCGGCCTGGGTCTGGCCGGCATCGAGGCCTACTACAGCCGCCATACCCCGGATCAGGTCTCCCGCTACACCGCCCTGGCCCGCCGCCACGGCCTGCTCGTCACCGGAGGAAGCGACTTCCATCGGCCCGGGGAAGGGGGGCCGGAGATGGGCACCGGCTACGGGAGCCTGCGCGTGCCCGACGAGTGCTACCGCGCCCTGGCGCAGCGGCTGGCCGCCCGGTGA